Proteins co-encoded in one Astyanax mexicanus isolate ESR-SI-001 chromosome 1, AstMex3_surface, whole genome shotgun sequence genomic window:
- the LOC103023841 gene encoding neutral cholesterol ester hydrolase 1 isoform X1, protein MRAAVVASLLLSAAASYYIYQPLPGAVAEPWKLMLLDAVFRAMFRVSHFAQDLGLGHHLHVLNYMVTLIEVRGPQSSETVRVTDTSFDGVQARVFESVTPGSRRLKRGVIYFHGGGWALGTGRMRSYDLLCRTMAEELDAVIISVDYRLAPEVHFPEPYNDALRACRHILRAEVLALYSMDPERVAVSGDSAGGNLAAAVAQQLALDKSVSVGFKVQALVYPVLQALDFNTPSYQQNGNVPILYRTNMARFWLEYLSGDMDLVPLLLANNHTAVDQSQEAMSAAKAKTNWTALLAPAFQKHYKPVVPGLGSPGLLEQLPALLDVRAAPLLAEKEVLKLVPPAYIMTCEHDVLRDDGLMYAQRLEEAGVTVTSDHYAEGFHGCMVFGFWPARFSVGTRSMTNYIRWLEQNL, encoded by the exons ATGAGGGCGGCGGTGGTCGCCTCGCTCCTGCTGTCCGCGGCCGCGTCCTACTACATCTACCAGCCGCTGCCCGGTGCCGTGGCCGAGCCCTGGAAGCTGATGCTGCTGGACGCCGTGTTCCGGGCGATGTTCCGGGTG AGCCACTTTGCTCAGGATCTCGGCCTGGGTCACCATCTCCATGTCCTTAACTATATGGTGACGCTCATCGAGGTTCGGGGGCCGCAGTCCAGCGAGACAGTTCGGGTCACTGACACTTCCTTCGATGGAGTTCAGGCCCGCGTGTTTGAGTCCGTCACACCCGGTTCCAGACGCCTGAAACGAGGAGTCATCTACTTCCATGGAGGAGGGTGGGCCCTTGGCACTGGAA GAATGCGATCCTATGACCTCCTGTGCAGGACGATGGCTGAAGAGCTGGATGCAGTAATTATATCAGTAGA TTACAGGCTTGCCCCTGAAGTTCATTTCCCGGAGCCGTATAATGATGCTCTGAGGGCCTGCAGGCACATCCTGAGAGCGGAGGTGCTGGCACTGTACTCCATGGACCCTGAGCGAGTGGCCGTGTCAGGTGACAGCGCCGGAGGGAACCTGGCTGCTGCTGTGGCTCAACAG TTGGCCCTAGACAAGAGCGTGTCAGTTGGGTTCAAGGTACAGGCTCTTGTCTACCCCGTGCTCCAGGCCCTGGACTTCAACACACCCTCTTACCAGCAGAATGGCAACGTGCCCATCCTCTACCGCACCAACATGGCCCGCTTCTGGTTGGAATACCTGAGTGGAGATATGGACCTGGTTCCTTTACTGCTGGCTAATAACCACACAGCTGTAGACCAAAGCCAGGAAGCGATGTCTGCAGCGAAGGCAAAGACGAACTGGACAGCTCTTCTAGCTCCGGCCTTCCAGAAGCACTACAAGCCAGTGGTTCCTGGTCTTGGCTCCCCTGGGCTTCTAGAGCAGTTGCCAGCCCTGCTGGATGTCCGAGCAGCACCTTTGCTGGCTGAGAAGGAGGTGCTAAAACTGGTCCCACCTGCCTATATTATGACTTGTGAGCATGATGTGCTGCGGGACGATGGTCTTATGTACGCCCAGCGCTTGGAGGAGGCTGGTGTGACTGTTACCAGTGACCATTACGCAGAGGGTTTTCATGGTTGCATGGTCTTTGGCTTCTGGCCTGCACGCTTCTCAGTGGGGACGCGGAGTATGACAAACTATATCCGCTGGTTAGAGCAGAACCTGTAG
- the LOC103023841 gene encoding neutral cholesterol ester hydrolase 1 isoform X2: MVTLIEVRGPQSSETVRVTDTSFDGVQARVFESVTPGSRRLKRGVIYFHGGGWALGTGRMRSYDLLCRTMAEELDAVIISVDYRLAPEVHFPEPYNDALRACRHILRAEVLALYSMDPERVAVSGDSAGGNLAAAVAQQLALDKSVSVGFKVQALVYPVLQALDFNTPSYQQNGNVPILYRTNMARFWLEYLSGDMDLVPLLLANNHTAVDQSQEAMSAAKAKTNWTALLAPAFQKHYKPVVPGLGSPGLLEQLPALLDVRAAPLLAEKEVLKLVPPAYIMTCEHDVLRDDGLMYAQRLEEAGVTVTSDHYAEGFHGCMVFGFWPARFSVGTRSMTNYIRWLEQNL; the protein is encoded by the exons ATGGTGACGCTCATCGAGGTTCGGGGGCCGCAGTCCAGCGAGACAGTTCGGGTCACTGACACTTCCTTCGATGGAGTTCAGGCCCGCGTGTTTGAGTCCGTCACACCCGGTTCCAGACGCCTGAAACGAGGAGTCATCTACTTCCATGGAGGAGGGTGGGCCCTTGGCACTGGAA GAATGCGATCCTATGACCTCCTGTGCAGGACGATGGCTGAAGAGCTGGATGCAGTAATTATATCAGTAGA TTACAGGCTTGCCCCTGAAGTTCATTTCCCGGAGCCGTATAATGATGCTCTGAGGGCCTGCAGGCACATCCTGAGAGCGGAGGTGCTGGCACTGTACTCCATGGACCCTGAGCGAGTGGCCGTGTCAGGTGACAGCGCCGGAGGGAACCTGGCTGCTGCTGTGGCTCAACAG TTGGCCCTAGACAAGAGCGTGTCAGTTGGGTTCAAGGTACAGGCTCTTGTCTACCCCGTGCTCCAGGCCCTGGACTTCAACACACCCTCTTACCAGCAGAATGGCAACGTGCCCATCCTCTACCGCACCAACATGGCCCGCTTCTGGTTGGAATACCTGAGTGGAGATATGGACCTGGTTCCTTTACTGCTGGCTAATAACCACACAGCTGTAGACCAAAGCCAGGAAGCGATGTCTGCAGCGAAGGCAAAGACGAACTGGACAGCTCTTCTAGCTCCGGCCTTCCAGAAGCACTACAAGCCAGTGGTTCCTGGTCTTGGCTCCCCTGGGCTTCTAGAGCAGTTGCCAGCCCTGCTGGATGTCCGAGCAGCACCTTTGCTGGCTGAGAAGGAGGTGCTAAAACTGGTCCCACCTGCCTATATTATGACTTGTGAGCATGATGTGCTGCGGGACGATGGTCTTATGTACGCCCAGCGCTTGGAGGAGGCTGGTGTGACTGTTACCAGTGACCATTACGCAGAGGGTTTTCATGGTTGCATGGTCTTTGGCTTCTGGCCTGCACGCTTCTCAGTGGGGACGCGGAGTATGACAAACTATATCCGCTGGTTAGAGCAGAACCTGTAG